GCATCGAGAAGGCCTATCGCGGCAGGGACTGAGTTGCGTACGCGCTTTGCCCCTTCGCCCACCGGCCCGCTGCACCTTGGCCACGCCTACTCGGCGCTGCTGGCCGAGGGCATGGTGCGGGAGGCGCACGGCACCTTCCTGCTGCGCATCGAGGACATCGACAGCACCCGCTCGCGCCCGCAGTGGGAGGCGCAGATCCATGACGATTTGCGCTGGCTCGGCATTCGCTGGGACGAGGAACCGCTGCGCCAGTCGGACCGGCTGCCCGCCTACGAGGCGGCGCTCGACGGTCTCTGGGCCCGCGAGCTGATCTACCCCTGCACCTGCAGCCGCCGCGACATCTTGGCCGCCGCCTCGGCGCCGCAGGAGGGCGCGGAGCCCGCCTACGGCCCGGACGGGCTGGTCTATCCCGGCACCTGCCGCGACCTGCGCGCCCCCGGCTACGGGCGCGCGCCGCGCCCGCGGGGCGAAGCGCTGCGGCTGAACATGGCGCGGGCGCTGGAGATCGCCGGCACGGATCTGTGGTTCGAGGAGACCGGTGCGGGGCCCGCGGGCGACACCGGGCGCATCGCCCTCTCCCCCGAACAGCTGTTGCATCAGGTCGGCGACGTGGTGCTGTCGCGGCGGGACTTTCCCGGCTCCTATCACCTGTCGGTGGTGCTCGACGACGCGGCGCAGGAGATCAGCCACGTCGTGCGCGGCCGCGATCTCTTCGACGCGACGGCGATCCACGTGGTGCTGCAGCGGGTGATGGGCCTGCCCACGCCGGTCTACCACCACCACGCGCTGATCCGCGACGCGGAGGGCAAGCGCCTCGCCAAGCGCGACGACGCGCGGGCGATCGCCACCTACCGCGCCGAGGGCGCGACGCCGGGGGACATCCGGCGCATGGTCGGGCTCGCGGGCTGAAGGGCTCCGCCGCCTTTCAGGCAGAGAGGGGCTCCGCCGCAGGTCTTGAAGAGAGGGGCTCCGCCCCTCGGCGCTTCGCGCCTCACCCCGGAGTATTTTCCGAAAGATGAAGGCGCCTTGCTTTCATCTTTCCCCAAATACTCGCGGCGCTACGCCTCAGTCCTCGTGCATCGGTGCCATGATCTCGACTTCCTCGCCGCCGCGCAGGGCGGTGTAGAAGCAGCTTCGGCGGTTGGTGTGGCAGGCCGGGCCGGTCTGGCGCACGAGGGCCAGCAGGCAATCTCGGTCGCAATCGACGCGCAGCTCGACCAGCTCCTGCGCGTGGCCCGAGCTTTCGCCCTTGACCCAGAAGCTCTTCCGCGAGCGCGACCAGTAGGTGACGCGGCCGGTCTCGAGCGTGCGGGCCACCGACTCGGCGTTCATCCAGGCCATCATCAGCACCTCGCCCGTCGCCTCTTCCTGCGCGATGCAGGGGATCAGCCCATTGGCGTCGTAGACCAGGGTGGCGGGATCGAAGCTCATGGTGAATTTCCCTTTTGCAGCTGCCGGGCGCGCACCCTATCTATGGGGGGCGAGCCGAAAGGGAAAGCCATGTCCGCCACCACCTCCGCAGAAACCGACCTGATCAAGCTCTACTCCTCGCGCATCCTCGCGCTGGCGGCGGATATTCCCCGGACCGAGCGGCTGGAGCATCCCGATGCCACGGTGAAAAAGCGCTCGCCGCTCTGCGGCTCGACGGTGACCGTGGACCTGGTGCTGGAAGGCGGTCGGGTGAGCGACTTCGGTCAGGACGTGAAGGCCTGCGCGCTTGGCCAGGCGGCGGCCTCGGTGGTGGGCGGCGCGATCATCGGCTGCACCCCCGAGCAGCTGGCCGAGGCGCGCGACGCGCTGCGCGCCATGCTGAAGGAGGACGGTCCGACGCCGCCCGCGCCCTTCGACGGGCTCGAGGTGCTGCGCCCGGCGGCGGCCTACAGGAACCGCCACGCCTCGATCATGCTGGCGCTCGAGGCGGCGACCGAGGCGGCCGAGCAGATCGCCGCGGCGCGCAGCGCCTGAGCCGCCCCCTCCGGCGACAACCTCACCGGCTAAAAAAAACCGCCGCGCTCCGGGGATGGGAGGCGGCGGCAGTGGCGTGTCTTGTGGGCTCCGGAGGGGCCGCTGTGCGTATCCGGGGATCAGGCGACCCGGTGTCGGGGAAACAATGCGGCGCATCGGGACAGTGATGCGGCGGCGTCCGGAACAAGACCGCAGGCAGAATTCAGGGGTTCAGAGCAACGGCAGGTGCAGCGCGCCGACAAGGATCACGATCAGCGACACGGCCCCGATCAGGTCGGTGACCAATGCGGTGCTCGGGCGGCTCATGGTGGTGCGGATGGAGTCGATCATCTTGGCGTTCCCTCAATGCGTGCTGTTGGGCGGTGCGTTCTGGT
The Salipiger sp. H15 DNA segment above includes these coding regions:
- the gluQRS gene encoding tRNA glutamyl-Q(34) synthetase GluQRS produces the protein MRTRFAPSPTGPLHLGHAYSALLAEGMVREAHGTFLLRIEDIDSTRSRPQWEAQIHDDLRWLGIRWDEEPLRQSDRLPAYEAALDGLWARELIYPCTCSRRDILAAASAPQEGAEPAYGPDGLVYPGTCRDLRAPGYGRAPRPRGEALRLNMARALEIAGTDLWFEETGAGPAGDTGRIALSPEQLLHQVGDVVLSRRDFPGSYHLSVVLDDAAQEISHVVRGRDLFDATAIHVVLQRVMGLPTPVYHHHALIRDAEGKRLAKRDDARAIATYRAEGATPGDIRRMVGLAG
- the hisI gene encoding phosphoribosyl-AMP cyclohydrolase, giving the protein MSFDPATLVYDANGLIPCIAQEEATGEVLMMAWMNAESVARTLETGRVTYWSRSRKSFWVKGESSGHAQELVELRVDCDRDCLLALVRQTGPACHTNRRSCFYTALRGGEEVEIMAPMHED
- a CDS encoding iron-sulfur cluster assembly scaffold protein, with amino-acid sequence MSATTSAETDLIKLYSSRILALAADIPRTERLEHPDATVKKRSPLCGSTVTVDLVLEGGRVSDFGQDVKACALGQAAASVVGGAIIGCTPEQLAEARDALRAMLKEDGPTPPAPFDGLEVLRPAAAYRNRHASIMLALEAATEAAEQIAAARSA